A region from the Bombyx mori chromosome 15, ASM3026992v2 genome encodes:
- the LOC101742455 gene encoding uncharacterized protein LOC101742455 isoform X3: MLLELAVVKMAEDFVDSIDIEEHDVLDNPTIRKIFPDISVLKKEITHFFDNDGCTGINAPKTQDFFAAGRMVAVTIMVLEDGLRTFNMPDIMLTTDIKPPASLNSQLGDINIDECDSENDVKENILQSNHSDLIDSCNFNANVISDISCLSTQNDNLCFYGNKIILGSKPMQCCLQEAIYYDI; encoded by the exons ATGCTGCTTGAGCTAGCAGTT GTAAAAATGGCTGAAGATTTTGTCGATAGCATTGATATCGAAGAACATGATGTTCTGGATAATCCaacaataagaaaaatatttccgGATATATCTGTTTTGAAAAAAgaaataacacatttttttgataatgacg GTTGTACAGGAATAAATGCTCCCAAAACACAGGATTTCTTCGCGGCGGGTAGGATGGTAGCGGTGACAATTATGGTCTTAGAGGACGGACTCCGTACATTTAACATGCCCGATATCATGCTTACTACAG atATCAAACCACCCGCTTCGTTGAATTCCCAATTGGGAGACATAAATATAGATGAATGCGATAGCGAAAATGATGTAAAAGAAAACATTCTTCAAAGTAATCATTCAGATTTGATTGATTCGTGCAATTTTAATGCTAACGTTATTAGTGACATTAGTTGTCTGAGTActcaaaatgataatttatgtttttatggcaacaaaataatattaggtTCAAAACCAA TGCAATGTTGTCTTCAAGAAGCAATTTATTACgacatttaa
- the LOC101742455 gene encoding zinc finger protein 62 homolog isoform X2, with the protein MFLWQQNNIRFKTNAMLSSRSNLLRHLKNVHNKNPKTIKRKRKTTSETKKCIQPNSNKRKSCYICSHCNKKFLSASALIEHMYIVANNRERVNNSTHSKSVSIHTGRDNDVENLRDPENTCSPQIPNAKIIKNCQVRLENVGKFMKPLQLRNSEKQTLNHDDKRESTDLNNFMRCSVCSYYFKNIHRFNKHAIKWHKLKQTPVIKKVNFDGNCKNCSLKFNDIPSYNIHLYNNHRNLFKEVVIETKLKKKSASLEIGTQVLTKDEDDTLLKSKLQKSVNDIVGLVAYKNMLFRCTKCDLFFLSAYVAMMHTEHMELLVNWKCQTCNRIFKSEDELTHKEQHRYFEHFDTFEMNESLIDKVLFKCKHCDVHYAEENFIPHYSSCCSKTSNVTASKSRTSTNCHYCKILIDQSIIQSHKDSHRLKNYILKDFIIIDSAFIIEKVEKSHAVHAKTITNNNSDLDRPISKNNSYSNKDDRYTVKSALKKGKVNSIRNRRNERTSEEFNIFSRKDKHIKSPNKGSNLQTKLVQNAKARLKIVFKSNSWQEFVPNMFYCKTCKSFVSDVALTRKSHTMSRCSNIVKYPCVLCGLVLSNNALKTHMNLHKFKKDLKLQDFKFLDENGALVCPTVPEYPKCDNCEVHFVRKASVTIHSCSDEKYLICHICKIKLSETAFKLHESFHVYSIEYWSKNKSSISIEELKLDESENTAKITNPNNVSVPQLLYTCKSCGITLDTYDSTVEHCQKHYNKNNFVPYKCNECEFSFDIGNISQHYQLHERKIWKAHRSIEFDLSYFTSENHIWSKNVFNSLSKEEADDVVSKSIYRYEHRIKMELHQDGPFDLTFYKCDRCRTFVDPNLIFKHAENLCNQKSRKHPCSVCGLPFESTISRSNHSKIHTRPGLGLNSYRIVMFNKETDKKFNNSIISCQNIYILYQCRNCNCVVSKHQESGHKCEHSNLKMCDKCGLLIDHHNYDSHIDKHKFLSNFNEESIKVVLFGKDLKGGPKDKIQIKNKRRTFSGKVLDYKFFKCSVCGLCFRSENSHGVLTHKCENNQKYSSCFKCPVVLPNNEMREHLMLHENEIEFNKEHIDIVVFVETQQQNCNLDETVIRTEKDSTVSFEKHLGSNFEIMLDAEKSLKLYKCTICDLCFPDKMSGESHLRNCNSKIKNTNQKCSKCNLNFTPADLFKHLKIQHAVKQVNKNFDIVEIHRKEV; encoded by the exons atgtttttatggcaacaaaataatattaggtTCAAAACCAA TGCAATGTTGTCTTCAAGAAGCAATTTATTACgacatttaaaaaatgttcataataaaaatccaaaaacaattaagagaaaaagaaaaaccaCTTCGGAGACCAAAAAATGCATACAACCAAATTCCAATAAAAGGAAATCTTGTTACATTTGttcacattgtaataaaaaattcctTTCTGCAAGTGCACTTATAGAGCACATGTACATAGTTGCAAACAATAGAGAACGAGTAAACAATTCCACACATTCTAAGTCAGTTTCGATTCATACAGGTCGTGATAATGATGTGGAAAATTTGAGAGATCCTGAAAACACCTGTAGTCCACAAATACCGAAcgctaaaataattaaaaactgtcAGGTAAGGTTAGAGAATGTTGGGAAATTCATGAAACCTTTACAACTACGTAATTCAGAAAAACAAACGCTAAATCACGATGATAAAAGGGAGTCGACAgacttaaataattttatgagaTGCTCTGTTTGTTCGTATTATTTCAAGAACATTCATAGATTTAACAAACATGCGATAAAATGGCATAAACTCAAACAGACCCCTGTCATTAAGAAAGTTAATTTTGATGGTAATTGTAAGAACTGTTCGTTGAAGTTTAACGATATTCCTtcatataatatacatttatataataatcaCAGAAATCTGTTTAAGGAGGTCGTAATAgaaacgaaattaaaaaaaaaatctgcgtcGCTGGAAATTGGGACTCAAGTTCTAACAAAGGATGAAGACGACACATTACTGAAGTCAAAGTTACAGAAAAGTGTCAATGACATCGTAGGATTAGTGGCttacaaaaatatgttatttagaTGCACAAAATGTGATCTATTTTTCTTGTCTGCCTATGTAGCAATGATGCATACGGAACATATGGAATTATTGGTAAATTGGAAATGTCAAACTTGTAATCGCATATTCAAGTCTGAAGATGAATTAACGCACAAAGAGCAACACCGCTATTTTGAGCATTTCGACACATTTGAAATGAATGAATCGCTCATtgataaagtattatttaaatgtaaacacTGTGATGTGCATTATGCAGaagaaaatttcataccccaTTACAGTTCTTGCTGCTCAAAAACATCTAACGTTACAGCATCTAAATCCCGAACTTCTACAAACTGCCACTATTGTAAAATTTTGATAGATCAAAGTATCATTCAATCGCATAAGGACTCTCATAGACTCAAAAATTATATACTAAAAGATTTCATCATTATAGATTCTGCGTTTATTATAGAGAAGGTTGAAAAGAGTCATGCCGTTCAtgctaaaacaataactaacAATAATAGTGATTTGGATAGGCCTATATCTAAAAACAACAGCTATAGCAACAAGGACGATAGATATACGGTAAAATCAGCGTTAAAAAAAGGAAAGGTTAATTCTATACGTAATAGAAGAAATGAAAGGACCTCTGAAGAATTCAACATTTTTTCTCGTAAAGATAAGCATATAAAGAGCCCAAATAAAGGCAGCAATTTACAAACGAAATTGGTTCAAAATGCAAAAGCTCGCTTAAAGAtcgtttttaaatcaaattcgtGGCAAGAATTCGTGCCAAACATGTTTTACTGTAAAACATGTAAATCTTTTGTTAGTGATGTTGCGCTGACTCGCAAGTCTCATACGATGTCACGATGTTCAAATATAGTTAAATATCCATGTGTGCTATGCGGACTCGTACTttcaaataatgcattaaaaacCCACATGAATTTGCACAAGTTTAAGAAGGATTTAAAATTACaggattttaaatttttagatGAAAACGGTGCACTAGTGTGCCCCACCGTGCCTGAATATCCAAAGTGCGACAACTGTGAAGTTCATTTTGTTAGGAAAGCTTCTGTAACAATACATTCCTGCAGTGATGAAAAATATCTGATCTGCCACATATGCAAGATTAAATTGTCCGAAACAGCTTTCAAGTTGCACGAGTCTTTCCATGTTTATTCAATAGAGTATTGGAGCAAAAATAAATCATCGATTTCAATAGAAGAATTAAAGCTAGATGAAAGTGAAAATACGGCTAAAATTACAAATCCAAATAATGTCTCAGTACCCCAACTACTATACACTTGTAAAAGTTGCGGTATAACATTAGATACTTACGATTCGACAGTTGAACATTGTCAAaaacattataacaaaaataactttGTTCCTTACAAATGTAACGAATGTGAATTCTCTTTTGATATTGGAAATATTAGTCAACACTATCAGTTACATGAACGAAAAATTTGGAAAGCCCACAGATCTATCGAATTTGATTTGTCTTACTTTACGTCGGAAAATCATATTTGGagcaaaaatgtttttaattctcTTTCGAAAGAAGAAGCTGACGATGTAGTAAGTAAATCTATTTATAGATATGAACATAGAATAAAGATGGAGTTGCATCAAGACGGTCCATTCGATTTAACTTTTTATAAATGCGATAGATGTCGAACCTTCGTTGACcctaatttgatttttaaacatGCAGAAAATTTGTGTAATCAAAAGTCTAGAAAACATCCTTGTTCCGTCTGTGGGTTGCCCTTCGAATCTACTATTTCTCGATCCAATCATTCGAAAATTCATACCCGCCCCGGATTAGGCCTAAACTCATATAGAATTGTAATGTTCAACAAAGAAACTGATAAGAAGTTTAACAATAGTATTATCTCTTgtcaaaatatttacattctatATCAGTGTCGGAATTGCAACTGTGTTGTTTCGAAACATCAAGAAAGTGGACATAAATGTGAACACAGTAACTTGAAAATGTGTGACAAATGCGGTCTATTAATTGATCACCACAATTATGATTCACATATTGATAAACACAAATTTTTGAGTAATTTTAACGAAGAAtctataaaagtagttttatttggtAAGGATTTAAAAGGAGGACCAAaggataaaatacaaataaaaaataaacggcGAACGTTTTCAGGCAAGGTATTGGATTATAAGTTTTTCAAATGCTCTGTTTGCGGATTATGTTTTAGGTCCGAAAACTCACATGGAGTGCTCACACACAAATGTGAGAATAACCAAAAATATTCTTCTTGTTTTAAATGTCCAGTAGTCTTACCTAATAATGAAATGCGGGAGCATCTTATGTTGCACGAAAATGAGATAGAATTTAATAAAGAGCATATAGATATAGTTGTATTTGTCGAAACGCagcaacaaaattgtaatttagatGAGACCGTTATCAGAACTGAAAAAGACAGTACAGTTAGTTTTGAGAAACATCTCGGaagtaattttgaaattatgctGGATGctgaaaaatcattaaaattatacaagTGCACAATTTGTGATTTATGCTTTCCAGATAAAATGTCTGGTGAAAGTCACCTTCGAAACTGTAattcgaaaattaaaaatactaatcaGAAATGttctaaatgtaatttaaattttacaccgGCGGATctgtttaaacatttaaaaattcaaCACGCTGTTaaacaagtaaataaaaatttcgatATAGTAGAAATACATAGAAAagaagtttaa
- the LOC101742455 gene encoding zinc finger protein 91 isoform X1, with the protein MLLELAVVKMAEDFVDSIDIEEHDVLDNPTIRKIFPDISVLKKEITHFFDNDDIKPPASLNSQLGDINIDECDSENDVKENILQSNHSDLIDSCNFNANVISDISCLSTQNDNLCFYGNKIILGSKPSTYSNTTVANEVTKNKNPQLKVIVEDIQHSLSKNERYCSKCKILFFHTSSMSRHKKLVHHIRTKQYPLVENDYTKYTKCNICSAMLSSRSNLLRHLKNVHNKNPKTIKRKRKTTSETKKCIQPNSNKRKSCYICSHCNKKFLSASALIEHMYIVANNRERVNNSTHSKSVSIHTGRDNDVENLRDPENTCSPQIPNAKIIKNCQVRLENVGKFMKPLQLRNSEKQTLNHDDKRESTDLNNFMRCSVCSYYFKNIHRFNKHAIKWHKLKQTPVIKKVNFDGNCKNCSLKFNDIPSYNIHLYNNHRNLFKEVVIETKLKKKSASLEIGTQVLTKDEDDTLLKSKLQKSVNDIVGLVAYKNMLFRCTKCDLFFLSAYVAMMHTEHMELLVNWKCQTCNRIFKSEDELTHKEQHRYFEHFDTFEMNESLIDKVLFKCKHCDVHYAEENFIPHYSSCCSKTSNVTASKSRTSTNCHYCKILIDQSIIQSHKDSHRLKNYILKDFIIIDSAFIIEKVEKSHAVHAKTITNNNSDLDRPISKNNSYSNKDDRYTVKSALKKGKVNSIRNRRNERTSEEFNIFSRKDKHIKSPNKGSNLQTKLVQNAKARLKIVFKSNSWQEFVPNMFYCKTCKSFVSDVALTRKSHTMSRCSNIVKYPCVLCGLVLSNNALKTHMNLHKFKKDLKLQDFKFLDENGALVCPTVPEYPKCDNCEVHFVRKASVTIHSCSDEKYLICHICKIKLSETAFKLHESFHVYSIEYWSKNKSSISIEELKLDESENTAKITNPNNVSVPQLLYTCKSCGITLDTYDSTVEHCQKHYNKNNFVPYKCNECEFSFDIGNISQHYQLHERKIWKAHRSIEFDLSYFTSENHIWSKNVFNSLSKEEADDVVSKSIYRYEHRIKMELHQDGPFDLTFYKCDRCRTFVDPNLIFKHAENLCNQKSRKHPCSVCGLPFESTISRSNHSKIHTRPGLGLNSYRIVMFNKETDKKFNNSIISCQNIYILYQCRNCNCVVSKHQESGHKCEHSNLKMCDKCGLLIDHHNYDSHIDKHKFLSNFNEESIKVVLFGKDLKGGPKDKIQIKNKRRTFSGKVLDYKFFKCSVCGLCFRSENSHGVLTHKCENNQKYSSCFKCPVVLPNNEMREHLMLHENEIEFNKEHIDIVVFVETQQQNCNLDETVIRTEKDSTVSFEKHLGSNFEIMLDAEKSLKLYKCTICDLCFPDKMSGESHLRNCNSKIKNTNQKCSKCNLNFTPADLFKHLKIQHAVKQVNKNFDIVEIHRKEV; encoded by the exons ATGCTGCTTGAGCTAGCAGTT GTAAAAATGGCTGAAGATTTTGTCGATAGCATTGATATCGAAGAACATGATGTTCTGGATAATCCaacaataagaaaaatatttccgGATATATCTGTTTTGAAAAAAgaaataacacatttttttgataatgacg atATCAAACCACCCGCTTCGTTGAATTCCCAATTGGGAGACATAAATATAGATGAATGCGATAGCGAAAATGATGTAAAAGAAAACATTCTTCAAAGTAATCATTCAGATTTGATTGATTCGTGCAATTTTAATGCTAACGTTATTAGTGACATTAGTTGTCTGAGTActcaaaatgataatttatgtttttatggcaacaaaataatattaggtTCAAAACCAAGTACGTATTCCAACACAACCGTTGCAAATgaagtaacaaaaaataaaaatccccAATTAAAAGTAATAGTTGAAGATATCCAGCATTCATTGAGTAAAAATGAACGATATTgtagtaaatgtaaaattttgttttttcacaCATCTTCTATGAGTCGTCATAAAAAGTTAGTGCATCATATACGTACTAAACAATATCCTTTGGTAGAAAACGACTATACAAAATACACAAAATGTAACATTTGCAGTGCAATGTTGTCTTCAAGAAGCAATTTATTACgacatttaaaaaatgttcataataaaaatccaaaaacaattaagagaaaaagaaaaaccaCTTCGGAGACCAAAAAATGCATACAACCAAATTCCAATAAAAGGAAATCTTGTTACATTTGttcacattgtaataaaaaattcctTTCTGCAAGTGCACTTATAGAGCACATGTACATAGTTGCAAACAATAGAGAACGAGTAAACAATTCCACACATTCTAAGTCAGTTTCGATTCATACAGGTCGTGATAATGATGTGGAAAATTTGAGAGATCCTGAAAACACCTGTAGTCCACAAATACCGAAcgctaaaataattaaaaactgtcAGGTAAGGTTAGAGAATGTTGGGAAATTCATGAAACCTTTACAACTACGTAATTCAGAAAAACAAACGCTAAATCACGATGATAAAAGGGAGTCGACAgacttaaataattttatgagaTGCTCTGTTTGTTCGTATTATTTCAAGAACATTCATAGATTTAACAAACATGCGATAAAATGGCATAAACTCAAACAGACCCCTGTCATTAAGAAAGTTAATTTTGATGGTAATTGTAAGAACTGTTCGTTGAAGTTTAACGATATTCCTtcatataatatacatttatataataatcaCAGAAATCTGTTTAAGGAGGTCGTAATAgaaacgaaattaaaaaaaaaatctgcgtcGCTGGAAATTGGGACTCAAGTTCTAACAAAGGATGAAGACGACACATTACTGAAGTCAAAGTTACAGAAAAGTGTCAATGACATCGTAGGATTAGTGGCttacaaaaatatgttatttagaTGCACAAAATGTGATCTATTTTTCTTGTCTGCCTATGTAGCAATGATGCATACGGAACATATGGAATTATTGGTAAATTGGAAATGTCAAACTTGTAATCGCATATTCAAGTCTGAAGATGAATTAACGCACAAAGAGCAACACCGCTATTTTGAGCATTTCGACACATTTGAAATGAATGAATCGCTCATtgataaagtattatttaaatgtaaacacTGTGATGTGCATTATGCAGaagaaaatttcataccccaTTACAGTTCTTGCTGCTCAAAAACATCTAACGTTACAGCATCTAAATCCCGAACTTCTACAAACTGCCACTATTGTAAAATTTTGATAGATCAAAGTATCATTCAATCGCATAAGGACTCTCATAGACTCAAAAATTATATACTAAAAGATTTCATCATTATAGATTCTGCGTTTATTATAGAGAAGGTTGAAAAGAGTCATGCCGTTCAtgctaaaacaataactaacAATAATAGTGATTTGGATAGGCCTATATCTAAAAACAACAGCTATAGCAACAAGGACGATAGATATACGGTAAAATCAGCGTTAAAAAAAGGAAAGGTTAATTCTATACGTAATAGAAGAAATGAAAGGACCTCTGAAGAATTCAACATTTTTTCTCGTAAAGATAAGCATATAAAGAGCCCAAATAAAGGCAGCAATTTACAAACGAAATTGGTTCAAAATGCAAAAGCTCGCTTAAAGAtcgtttttaaatcaaattcgtGGCAAGAATTCGTGCCAAACATGTTTTACTGTAAAACATGTAAATCTTTTGTTAGTGATGTTGCGCTGACTCGCAAGTCTCATACGATGTCACGATGTTCAAATATAGTTAAATATCCATGTGTGCTATGCGGACTCGTACTttcaaataatgcattaaaaacCCACATGAATTTGCACAAGTTTAAGAAGGATTTAAAATTACaggattttaaatttttagatGAAAACGGTGCACTAGTGTGCCCCACCGTGCCTGAATATCCAAAGTGCGACAACTGTGAAGTTCATTTTGTTAGGAAAGCTTCTGTAACAATACATTCCTGCAGTGATGAAAAATATCTGATCTGCCACATATGCAAGATTAAATTGTCCGAAACAGCTTTCAAGTTGCACGAGTCTTTCCATGTTTATTCAATAGAGTATTGGAGCAAAAATAAATCATCGATTTCAATAGAAGAATTAAAGCTAGATGAAAGTGAAAATACGGCTAAAATTACAAATCCAAATAATGTCTCAGTACCCCAACTACTATACACTTGTAAAAGTTGCGGTATAACATTAGATACTTACGATTCGACAGTTGAACATTGTCAAaaacattataacaaaaataactttGTTCCTTACAAATGTAACGAATGTGAATTCTCTTTTGATATTGGAAATATTAGTCAACACTATCAGTTACATGAACGAAAAATTTGGAAAGCCCACAGATCTATCGAATTTGATTTGTCTTACTTTACGTCGGAAAATCATATTTGGagcaaaaatgtttttaattctcTTTCGAAAGAAGAAGCTGACGATGTAGTAAGTAAATCTATTTATAGATATGAACATAGAATAAAGATGGAGTTGCATCAAGACGGTCCATTCGATTTAACTTTTTATAAATGCGATAGATGTCGAACCTTCGTTGACcctaatttgatttttaaacatGCAGAAAATTTGTGTAATCAAAAGTCTAGAAAACATCCTTGTTCCGTCTGTGGGTTGCCCTTCGAATCTACTATTTCTCGATCCAATCATTCGAAAATTCATACCCGCCCCGGATTAGGCCTAAACTCATATAGAATTGTAATGTTCAACAAAGAAACTGATAAGAAGTTTAACAATAGTATTATCTCTTgtcaaaatatttacattctatATCAGTGTCGGAATTGCAACTGTGTTGTTTCGAAACATCAAGAAAGTGGACATAAATGTGAACACAGTAACTTGAAAATGTGTGACAAATGCGGTCTATTAATTGATCACCACAATTATGATTCACATATTGATAAACACAAATTTTTGAGTAATTTTAACGAAGAAtctataaaagtagttttatttggtAAGGATTTAAAAGGAGGACCAAaggataaaatacaaataaaaaataaacggcGAACGTTTTCAGGCAAGGTATTGGATTATAAGTTTTTCAAATGCTCTGTTTGCGGATTATGTTTTAGGTCCGAAAACTCACATGGAGTGCTCACACACAAATGTGAGAATAACCAAAAATATTCTTCTTGTTTTAAATGTCCAGTAGTCTTACCTAATAATGAAATGCGGGAGCATCTTATGTTGCACGAAAATGAGATAGAATTTAATAAAGAGCATATAGATATAGTTGTATTTGTCGAAACGCagcaacaaaattgtaatttagatGAGACCGTTATCAGAACTGAAAAAGACAGTACAGTTAGTTTTGAGAAACATCTCGGaagtaattttgaaattatgctGGATGctgaaaaatcattaaaattatacaagTGCACAATTTGTGATTTATGCTTTCCAGATAAAATGTCTGGTGAAAGTCACCTTCGAAACTGTAattcgaaaattaaaaatactaatcaGAAATGttctaaatgtaatttaaattttacaccgGCGGATctgtttaaacatttaaaaattcaaCACGCTGTTaaacaagtaaataaaaatttcgatATAGTAGAAATACATAGAAAagaagtttaa